Proteins found in one Quercus robur chromosome 2, dhQueRobu3.1, whole genome shotgun sequence genomic segment:
- the LOC126712167 gene encoding probable hexosyltransferase MUCI70, which produces MSMAGSNGVSISVSDEEECDELGRTRARVRRKRKKPSYRAKSELAQRVIRWLVKYWLFLVFVPATVLLLYEASRVGRKTSPEIDSKHSSERARVEKRPMMNLNRLEPKYRFVHGVRERCLKLLPQEDLEHLDIPVDEGSTGPVNKVLYISERDSLDLEGSTVLSSQFTETTRFNLFTGNQTLDQREKSFKVNETAMVHCGFYSDNGGFKISNEDKNYMERCEVVVSTCAFGGGDDLYQPIGMTGASVRKVCFVAFWDDITLSAQEYAKQTIGEDGFIGKWRIVVVKELPFTDQRLNGKIPKMLSHRLFPHAKYSIWVDSKSQFRRDPLGVLEALLWRSNSILAISEHGARSSVYDEAKAVVNKNKATPEEVEVQLTQYRLDGFPEDKRFNGKKALAEASVIVREHTPLSNLFMCLWFNEVVRFTSRDQLSFPYVLWRLKVPQNIHLFPVCIRKDLVNSMGHIRKARPLIR; this is translated from the exons ATGTCAATGGCCGGCAGCAACGGCGTATCAATCTCGGTCTCCGACGAGGAAGAGTGCGACGAGCTGGGCCGAACGCGAGCCCGAGTCAGGCGGAAGCGCAAGAAGCCGAGTTACCGAGCGAAGAGCGAGTTGGCTCAGCGAGTCATTCGGTGGCTGGTGAAGTACTGGTTGTTCCTGGTCTTTGTCCCGGCTACTGTGTTGCTTCTATACGAGGCCTCGAGGGTTGGGAGGAAAACGAGTCCGGAAATCGACTCGAAGCACAGTTCAGAGAGGGCACGCGTGGAGAAGAGACCCATGATGAATTTGAATCGACTTGAACCTAAGTATCGGTTCGTTCATGGCGTTAGAGAGC GTTGTTTAAAGCTCCTGCCTCAAGAAGATCTTGAGCATCTGGATATTCCTGTGGATGAAGGTTCCACTGGTCCTGTGAATAAAGTGTTATACATATCAGAGAGAGATTCATTGGATTTAGAAGGAAGCACTGTCCTGTCTTCGCAGTTCACAGAAACTACaagatttaatttatttactgGAAATCAAACTCTtgatcaaagagagaaaagtttCAAG GTGAATGAAACTGCTATGGTACATTGTGGTTTTTACAGTGACAATGGAGGGTTTAAAATTTCTAATGAAGACAAAAATTACATGGAACGTTGTGAAGTAGTTGTCTCTACCTGTGCATTTGGTGGTGGAGATGATCTTTATCAACCTATTGGAATGACAGGGGCATCAGTTAGAAAG GTTTGCTTTGTTGCTTTCTGGGATGATATCACTCTGAGTGCTCAGGAATATGCGAAGCAGACAATTGGTGAGGATGGATTTATTGGGAAATGGCGTATTGTGGTTGTTAAGGAACTTCCTTTCACAGATCAAAGATTGAATGGTAAAATCCCAAAG ATGTTAAGTCATCGTCTTTTTCCTCATGCAAAGTACTCCATTTGGGTAGACTCAAAGTCCCAATTTAGGAGGGACCCTTTAGGTGTGCTGGAAGCCCTTCTTTGGCGTTCAAATTCGATACTTGCAATTTCAGAACATGGAGCTCGCAGCAGTGTCTATGATGAGGCTAAGGCTGTtgtcaataaaaataaagccACTCCAGAAGAAGTTGAGGTGCAGTTGACTCAGTACCGCCTTGATGGCTTCCCAGAGGACAAGAGATTTAATGGAAAGAAAG CTCTAGCTGAAGCTTCTGTCATCGTGAGGGAGCATACGCCATTGTCAAATTTGTTTATGTGCCTATGGTTTAATGAGGTTGTCCGTTTCACTTCTCGGGATCAGCTAAGCTTCCCATATGTTTTATGGCGGCTGAAAGTCCCCCAGAACATCCATTTGTTTCCTGTCTGCATCCGCAAAGATCTTGTCAATAGCATGGGCCACATACGCAAGGCTAGGCCTTTGATAAGATGA